The following are encoded in a window of Longibacter salinarum genomic DNA:
- a CDS encoding SCO family protein, whose protein sequence is MMVRTRTVLVTVLILLFASVSLAAAQAPPEKQKRREFEGVGIDAKHGQTIPKDLVFRNSEGDPVSLEQYFDGEKPVIINFLYHECPMLCGLMLNGMTSTLSEMSWTPGEEFRVLSISFNHRETSSVAREAKETYIKQLGKPDAADGWHFLTGSKASIDALTSSTGFQFRWVEEQQEYAHPTAWVFLSGNGKITQYIYGMEPKAGDVRKALVEASDGSVGNPLDQVAMYCFQFDPEANTYTADAFNLMKIGSVITVFILGGALFFFWRRENEDLRDMEDRDPLKEIDELEDTGALKERFG, encoded by the coding sequence ATGATGGTACGCACCCGCACGGTGCTTGTCACCGTACTCATTCTGCTCTTCGCGAGCGTGTCTCTGGCGGCCGCCCAGGCGCCACCAGAGAAGCAGAAGCGTCGCGAATTCGAGGGGGTGGGCATTGATGCGAAGCACGGTCAAACGATTCCGAAGGACCTCGTCTTTAGGAATAGCGAGGGCGATCCCGTTAGCCTGGAGCAGTACTTCGACGGAGAGAAACCCGTCATTATCAACTTTCTGTACCACGAGTGCCCGATGTTGTGCGGCCTCATGCTAAACGGCATGACGTCCACTCTGTCGGAGATGTCGTGGACGCCCGGGGAGGAGTTTCGCGTGTTGTCGATCAGCTTCAACCATCGCGAGACGTCCAGCGTGGCACGGGAGGCGAAAGAAACGTATATCAAACAGCTTGGAAAACCGGATGCGGCCGATGGATGGCACTTCCTCACGGGAAGTAAAGCCTCCATCGACGCGCTGACATCCTCGACTGGATTCCAGTTTCGATGGGTGGAAGAGCAGCAAGAATATGCGCATCCGACCGCGTGGGTCTTTCTCAGTGGCAATGGAAAGATCACGCAGTACATTTATGGAATGGAACCGAAGGCAGGCGACGTCCGCAAGGCGCTCGTTGAAGCATCGGACGGGTCGGTGGGGAACCCCCTTGATCAGGTTGCGATGTACTGCTTTCAGTTTGATCCGGAGGCCAATACGTATACGGCCGACGCATTCAACCTGATGAAGATCGGGAGTGTCATCACCGTTTTTATACTCGGTGGCGCCCTGTTCTTCTTCTGGCGTCGTGAGAATGAAGATCTCCGCGACATGGAGGATCGTGATCCTCTAAAGGAAATTGACGAACTCGAGGACACCGGCGCATTGAAAGAGCGTTTCGGATGA
- the coxB gene encoding cytochrome c oxidase subunit II, producing MQLNTITDLNMGDQGTFWLPDGASTIAPEVDSLFMFVTWVSTILFVGVVLAMLYFAIRYRRKSPGDRPQPIKESKILEISWIVVPTILVLLVFNWGFKSFVKMGVAPPNAYEIRAEAWKWNWRFTYPNGTTSQDLYVPVNQPVKMKMSSQDVIHSFFVPAFRVKKDVVPNRYSQVWFEATETGNFDVFCTEYCGTAHSDMMATVKVVSQSEFNEWLESGGGATDDMPLPELGELLYEQQGCQTCHSMDGSPKVGPTWKDLYGKPNHPMADGSTVTADEDYLKEAIVEPGAKIVEGYQNVMPASYSSLSERELAALIEFMKANSQYAEDGSGS from the coding sequence TTGCAACTGAACACCATTACCGACCTGAATATGGGCGACCAGGGCACATTTTGGCTTCCAGACGGCGCTTCCACGATCGCGCCGGAGGTAGACAGCCTGTTTATGTTCGTGACGTGGGTCAGCACGATTCTGTTTGTTGGGGTCGTACTGGCAATGCTGTACTTCGCGATTCGCTACCGGCGTAAAAGCCCAGGGGACCGTCCGCAGCCGATCAAAGAGAGCAAGATCCTGGAGATTTCCTGGATTGTCGTTCCTACGATTCTGGTGCTGCTGGTCTTCAACTGGGGCTTCAAGTCGTTCGTCAAGATGGGCGTTGCCCCGCCGAACGCATACGAGATTCGCGCCGAGGCATGGAAGTGGAACTGGCGATTCACGTACCCCAACGGGACGACGAGCCAGGATCTCTACGTGCCGGTCAATCAGCCGGTGAAGATGAAGATGAGCAGCCAAGATGTCATCCACAGCTTCTTCGTGCCGGCCTTCCGCGTCAAGAAGGATGTTGTCCCGAATCGGTATAGTCAGGTATGGTTCGAAGCAACCGAGACTGGAAACTTCGACGTCTTCTGTACGGAGTATTGCGGCACAGCGCACTCGGATATGATGGCGACCGTGAAGGTTGTCTCTCAGTCCGAGTTCAACGAGTGGCTCGAATCCGGTGGGGGAGCGACAGACGACATGCCGCTGCCGGAGCTCGGCGAACTCCTGTACGAGCAGCAGGGTTGCCAGACCTGCCACTCGATGGACGGCTCGCCGAAGGTTGGACCGACATGGAAAGATCTGTACGGCAAGCCGAATCACCCTATGGCAGATGGATCGACCGTGACGGCCGACGAGGACTACCTCAAGGAAGCGATTGTCGAGCCTGGAGCCAAGATTGTCGAGGGGTATCAGAATGTGATGCCCGCATCGTATTCGTCGCTCAGCGAGCGTGAGCTGGCTGCTTTGATCGAATTCATGAAGGCAAACAGTCAGTACGCCGAAGACGGATCCGGCAGCTAA